From one Leguminivora glycinivorella isolate SPB_JAAS2020 chromosome 5, LegGlyc_1.1, whole genome shotgun sequence genomic stretch:
- the LOC125226737 gene encoding uncharacterized protein LOC125226737, whose product MAHMMMFKLLLIWILILRPAQSNILEETNSIDESGKYHFSFKTSNGLTRNEVGTVKNDQKKSVEGSYSYTDPNGNEVIVQYKSDENGYVTVKDVEGVESATEAPLKSPTILLSHQLKMPAIVWVRQPVISPFVLFNQLGISTFTLRHLLAKPPPTHRTKILSAVNSYRLEKPTVMPVTEPQEKPNVTSDLSQTLSNVPATVSYVPSHSGQMSTTAPDNKLHNQTISFVPYSDIIDIPNRQPDVTQEVVPPPVLYTLLGGSSELLK is encoded by the exons ATGGCTCACATG ATGATGTTCAAATTACTTCTAATATGGATATTAATATTAAGGCCTGCTCAATCAAACATATTAGAAGAAACTAACTCTATTGACGAAAGCGGTAAATACCATTTCAG TTTCAAAACGTCCAACGGACTAACCAGGAATGAAGTAGGTACAGTGAAGAATGACCAGAAGAAAAGTGTTGAAGGCTCCTACTCTTACACTGATCCGAATGGCAACGAAGTGATCGTTCAATACAAATCCGACGAAAACGGCTACGTCACTGTGAAGGATGTCGAAGGAGTAGAATCAGCAACAGAAGCACCG CTGAAAAGTCCAACAATACTGTTATCACACCAACTGAAAATGCCAGCTATTGTGTGGGTCCGTCAACCTGTAATCTCACCATTTGTACTATTCAATCAACTTGGTATATCAACATTCACATTGCGCCATCTGCTAGCAAAACCTCCACCGACGCATCGgacaaaaatattatcagcTGTGAATTCCTACAGGCTGGAAAAACCAACAGTCATGCCGGTTACTGAGCCGCAGGAAAAACCAAATGTAACATCAGATCTCAGTCAAACCCTGTCAAACGTTCCGGCCACAGTATCATATGTGCCTTCCCATTCGGGACAAATGTCAACAACTGCGCCTGACAATAAGCTACACAACCAAACAATATCGTTTGTGCCTTACAGCGATATAATAGACATACCAAACCGTCAGCCGGACGTCACTCAGGAG gtagtGCCACCACCCGTGCTCTATACTCTACTAGGTGGCAGCAGCG